A single genomic interval of Kogia breviceps isolate mKogBre1 chromosome 6, mKogBre1 haplotype 1, whole genome shotgun sequence harbors:
- the LRAT gene encoding lecithin retinol acyltransferase, whose protein sequence is MKNPMLEAVSLVLEKLLLISSFKLFSSGAPGEDKARNTFYEINSFLRGDVLEVPRTHLTHYGIYLGDNRVAHMMPDILLALTDDKELTQKVVSNKRLILGVIGRVASIRVDTVEDFAYGADILVNHLDRSLKKKALLNEEVARRAEKLLGMTPYSLLWNNCEHFVTYCRFGTAISPQADKFCENVKIIIRDQRSVLASAVLGLASIVCLGLASYTTLPAIFIPFCLWMAG, encoded by the exons ATGAAGAACCCAATGCTGGAGGCGGTGTCACTAGTGCTGGAGAAGCTGCTCCTTATCTCCAGCTTCAAGCTCTTCAGTTCAGGCGCCCCGGGCGAAGACAAGGCAAGGAACACTTTCTATGAGATCAACTCTTTTCTCCGCGGCGACGTGCTGGAGGTGCCTCGGACCCACCTGACACACTATGGCATCTACCTGGGCGACAACCGTGTCGCCCATATGATGCCTGACATCCTGTTGGCCCTGACTGACGACAAGGAGCTCACGCAGAAGGTGGTCTCCAACAAGCGTCTCATCCTGGGAGTCATTGGCAGGGTGGCCAGTATCCGCGTGGACACAGTGGAGGACTTCGCTTACGGAGCCGACATCCTGGTCAATCACCTGGATAGGTCCCTCAAGAAGAAGGCGCTGCTCAACGAAGAGGTGGCGCGGAGGGCGGAGAAGCTGCTGGGCATGACTCCCTACAGCCTGCTGTGGAACAACTGCGAGCACTTCGTCACCTACTGCAGGTTCGGCACCGCGATCAGCCCCCAGGCCGACAAG ttttgtgaGAATGTGAAGATAATTATTCGTGATCAGAGAAGTGTTCTTGCTTCGGCAGTCTTGGGATTGGCATCTATAGTCTGTCTGGGTTTGGCATCATATACTACCCTTCCTGCAATTTTTATTCCATTCTGCTTATGGATGGCTGGCTAA